A portion of the Naumovozyma castellii chromosome 2, complete genome genome contains these proteins:
- the IRS4 gene encoding Irs4p (ancestral locus Anc_1.284) has product MLFSKRRTTHPSNNEYAEPATYESLKAAQTIFQKHQEEDGGATSIASPTPTQNTRAAHMNAPTAHTNSPLLHTTAMSDSRHLRPTRRPYKTTTTPQQTRGSGSKVSVPQLQAAQMAAALAHKQAISNREKDASPPSNTIKRSVSPLYHARSSNNNKVNNNRSQESIKSTPNWETIQAPIPSHHHSHTQHIEPHLNRPPIPPTVIRRRPPRTDTQSLNSIPLEDYHLLPPHSQLQQQQQQQRINASPNSSFSTSPASSTSSLLETSVREPDTMVETQTQSLNDLTLGTTSNPYSNLTTSIVPRKERSKVKRLKNKILGSLNQSTSSTPTHYYQAPGATATNSSLSSSTVKLRTTLRRDQDTTDMGSGGGIVNNASLYNGEEFLSPGREWDLTDDDDNNSMDSDLSDYYDTNEKPDMGKKREQRRRDRLKKHITRNAVVPYHHHSSSRKKFNEDKPWKSHKDLDFLTERERKRYEAMWVSNRFRYLNLLSWWPSETSTGADNDEDEDSVSKTNIPVELPEEGLILNLVVQQIWCRSNLPNNLLADIYDRVDTRQDGTLDRRSFVVGMWLVDQCLYGRKLPNMVDQKVWESADRYMVTVTQKARRRQLKEEIRNIKRENKNNGVVNQ; this is encoded by the coding sequence ATGCTGTTCTCCAAGAGACGCACAACTCATCCTTCCAATAACGAATACGCTGAGCCAGCCACATACGAATCATTGAAAGCTGCGCAAACTATATTCCAGAAGCATCAAGAGGAAGATGGAGGTGCCACCTCAATAGCATCCCCAACACCAACTCAGAATACGAGAGCTGCACATATGAATGCACCAACAGCGCATACCAATTCTCCCTTGCTCCACACAACAGCTATGTCTGATTCTAGACATTTGAGGCCCACAAGAAGACCATACAAGACTACAACTACACCACAACAGACAAGAGGATCTGGCTCTAAGGTCTCCGTGCCTCAGCTCCAGGCGGCACAAATGGCTGCTGCTCTTGCACATAAACAGGCCATCTCAAATAGAGAGAAGGATGCATCCCCGCCCAGTAATACGATCAAAAGATCTGTATCACCGTTGTATCATGCTCGTAGCagtaataacaataaagttaataataataggTCGCAGGAAAGCATCAAATCTACACCAAATTGGGAGACAATTCAGGCCCCAATCCCATCGCATCATCATTCGCATACTCAACACATTGAACCACATTTAAATAGACCACCAATACCGCCTACTGTGATTCGTAGACGTCCACCACGTACAGATACacaatctttaaattcaataccCTTAGAAGACTACCATTTATTACCACCGCATAGCcaactacaacaacaacaacaacaacaacgaaTCAATGCATCGCCCAATTCATCCTTCTCCACATCCCCAGCATCATCcacttcatcattattggaGACAAGTGTCAGAGAACCCGACACAATGGTGGAGACTCAAACTCAATCGTTAAATGATCTCACTTTAGGGACCACAAGCAATCCATATTCCAACTTAACAACGTCCATTGTGCCCCGGAAGGAACGATCCAAAGTGAAACGGTTAAAGAACAAGATTTTAGGATCCTTGAACCAATCTACCTCCTCTACTCCTACACACTACTATCAAGCTCCTGGGGCCACAGCAACAAACTCATCACTCTCTTCATCCACGGTCAAACTACGAACTACGTTGAGGAGGGATCAAGACACGACTGATATGGGTTCCGGCGGGGGGATAGTGAACAACGCATCATTATACAATGGTGAGGAGTTTTTGAGTCCCGGGAGAGAATGGGATTTGactgatgatgacgataataattcaatggatAGTGACCTGTCTGATTATTATGATACTAATGAGAAACCGGACATGGGCAAAAAGAGAGAACAAAGGCGTAGAGATCGATTGAAGAAACATATAACAAGGAACGCAGTGGTACCCTATCATCACCATTCCTCTTCAAGgaagaaatttaatgaagataaaCCGTGGAAGTCTCATAAGGATTTGGATTTCTTGACTGAAAGGGAAAGGAAAAGGTATGAAGCTATGTGGGTAAGTAACAGGTTTAggtatttgaatttattgtCCTGGTGGCCCTCTGAGACTTCTACTGGAgctgataatgatgaagatgaagattcTGTATCAAAGACAAATATCCCTGTGGAGTTACCTGAGGAAGGTTTGATACTAAACTTGGTAGTACAACAGATATGGTGCCGGTCAAACTTACCCAATAACCTGCTTGCAGATATTTACGACAGAGTGGATACAAGGCAGGATGGGACTCTGGATAGAAGGTCGTTTGTGGTGGGTATGTGGCTTGTGGACCAATGTCTATACGGGAGAAAGTTGCCGAATATGGTGGATCAGAAGGTATGGGAAAGTGCAGACAGGTACATGGTGACTGTGACACAGAAGGCCAGAAGGAGACAATTGAAGGAAGAGATTCGTAACATCAAGAGGGAGAATAAGAACAACGGTGTAGTCAATCAGTAA
- the VPS51 gene encoding Vps51p (ancestral locus Anc_1.283) has product MAEQISHKKSLRVNRLNKDRRLLLKEYYKLEEGTEPEPEPEINGETKEGQEQEQKSQQRIPSTVDTPEPTVVATPMEDKPVSSLTFKELIQIHNKLLSKETETNNTIKNTIYENYYDLIKVNDLLKEVRHAKSDEVAQLKQCVDLLRDEF; this is encoded by the coding sequence ATGGCTGAGCAGATAAGTCATAAGAAATCACTGCGGGTGAACCGTTTAAACAAGGACAGACGATTGTTATTGAAGGAGTATTATAAACTGGAGGAGGGAACAGAACCAGAACCAGAACCAGAGATAAATGGAGAAACGAAAGAAGGGCAAGAACAAGAGCAGAAATCACAGCAGAGGATACCATCCACTGTAGATACACCAGAACCTACTGTAGTAGCGACACCGATGGAGGATAAACCAGTTTCATCTCTCACGTTCAAGGAACTGATCCAGATCCACAATAAACTGCTGAGCAAGGAGACAGAGACCAACAACACCATCAAGAACACCATCTACGAGAACTACTACGACCTGATCAAGGTGAACGACCTGCTCAAAGAGGTCCGACACGCCAAATCCGACGAGGTGGCCCAGTTGAAGCAGTGTGTGGATCTGCTGAGGGATGAGTTCTGA
- the NCAS0B07660 gene encoding uncharacterized protein (ancestral locus Anc_1.285) gives MFRVLGALRGGSKTAEETMTPEERTKTVLKQAHDFELALRAMDYVLDDRAEQGLALLDESEKKDGPDHTINVLARGVIEFLEATLGFEAAEMKKASATLARAENLSLKSRQRAQKLALRSSSLYPPGTVYAVTYTESCLLHALLMLFSESMMEAAKAVLKLRKSYYMLQEILEEIKKAHKTKKSMMYNSEASESSASFITSGAPFHSVDIPFVLTPEEQKNKDLLKFAEEVHKMRTERLSGAHIGNPPAINRLRNELGLQAMDSLPKEDIKEHTYLTDDIDASQATIDEFIHSGVNLCFGILQVVLSLLPPAIGAVLSVIGFRGSREEGLRLVWKSTKQRNVHGCIGLLGLMFYYDGPFQFTDDDFDIPATVNKLSTTKTNDSMASLEMDGPTLLHPGKILEDALLQSRALFPNSALWLLNEARMLSAKGRLEEAVALMDSIEVSSIHMRQVKVLMIFDRSITLVHLHEYERAAEDLLSLLDCSDWSHALYTYFAGCCYLENWRMCQMGLKDKEKEAFYKEKATELIFNAEKLLGKKTFKAKNLPLDRFMLRKVEQFKQTKNALKLEDPLDAIATSPVHELAYFYNGYNRMTEDGLELTKKMLTEYSNPAIVAANPDQELIKNILLSLTLRRLGDVQEGCDLLDEKVLPKFFSVVNGKPKYVKKTEDPWAYPTALYERALFTWKLKGMEGLAESKEWLYRAQGYADDYELSTRIGMKIKAAIDRVEHAN, from the coding sequence ATGTTTAGAGTATTGGGTGCCCTCAGGGGCGGGTCCAAGACAGCGGAGGAAACTATGACCCCagaagaaagaacaaaGACAGTCCTGAAGCAGGCTcatgattttgaattggCTTTGAGAGCCATGGATTACGTCCTGGATGATAGAGCCGAACAAGGATTGGCTCTCTTAGATGAGAGTGAAAAGAAGGATGGCCCAGATCATACTATTAATGTCCTGGCAAGAGGTGTCATTGAATTCTTAGAAGCTACATTGGGGTTTGAGGCCGCTGAAATGAAGAAGGCTTCTGCTACTCTGGCACGCGCTGAGAATTTGTCATTGAAGAGTAGACAACGTGCTCAGAAATTGGCTTTGAGATCCAGTTCGTTGTACCCACCTGGTACAGTGTATGCTGTCACGTATACTGAATCATGTTTGTTGCATGCCTTGTTGATGCTTTTCAGTGAAAGTATGATGGAAGCTGCTAAGGCCGTCttgaaattaagaaagtCTTATTATATGTTGCAAGAGATcttggaagaaattaagaagGCCCACAAGACTAAGAAATCCATGATGTACAACTCTGAAGCAAGTGAATCATCGGCAAGCTTCATTACCTCGGGAGCACCATTCCATTCAGTGGATATCCCATTCGTATTAACTCCTGAggaacaaaaaaataaggaTTTACTAAAATTTGCTGAAGAAGTACACAAGATGAGGACAGAAAGATTATCAGGAGCTCACATTGGGAACCCTCCAGCAATCAATAGACTGAGAAATGAATTAGGCTTACAAGCAATGGATTCTTTACCTAAGGAGGATATCAAAGAACACACTTATTTAACAGATGATATTGACGCCAGTCAAGCAACCATTGATGAGTTTATTCATTCCGGTGTGAATTTATGCTTTGGTATATTACAAGTCGTATTATCATTGTTACCTCCCGCCATTGGTGCAGTGCTTTCCGTCATTGGATTCCGTGGGTCCCGTGAAGAAGGTCTTAGATTAGTCTGGAAATCTACCAAGCAGAGAAATGTTCATGGTTGTATTGGATTATTAGGGTTGATGTTTTATTATGATGGACCCTTCCAATTtacagatgatgattttgacATTCCAGCAACAGtgaataaattatcaaCAACTAAAACTAATGACAGCATGGCCTCATTGGAAATGGATGGCCCCACTTTATTGCATCCGgggaaaatattggaagatGCATTATTACAATCAAGAGCACTATTCCCCAATAGTGCCCTATGGTTATTGAATGAGGCCAGAATGCTTTCCGCTAAGGGCCGCTTGGAGGAAGCAGTAGCATTAATGGATTCCATCGAGGTGTCAAGCATACATATGAGACAAGTTAAAGTCCTTATGATTTTCGATCGTTCCATCACATTGGTTCATTTGCATGAATACGAAAGGGCTGCTGAGGAtttgttatcattattggattGTAGTGATTGGTCTCATGCACTTTACACTTATTTTGCAGGTTGTTGTTATCTGGAAAACTGGAGAATGTGTCAAATGGGGTTGAAGgataaagaaaaggaagcaTTCTATAAGGAAAAAGCCACAgaattaatattcaatgCAGAGAAATTACTAGGTAAGAAAACTTTCAAAGCCAAGAATTTACCATTAGATAGATTCATGTTGAGAAAAGTGGAACAATtcaaacaaacaaagaatgcattgaaattggaagacCCTTTGGATGCTATTGCCACGTCTCCAGTTCATGAATTAGCATATTTCTACAATGGGTATAATAGAATGACTGAAGATGGATTAGAACTAACCAAGAAAATGTTGACAGAATATTCAAACCCAGCTATCGTCGCAGCCAACCCTGATCAAGAATtaatcaaaaatattttattatcattaacaCTTAGAAGATTGGGTGACGTTCAAGAAGGCTGTGATCTATTAGATGAAAAAGTTCTAcctaaatttttttctgttgTGAATGGCAAGCCCAAGTATGTGAAAAAGACGGAAGATCCATGGGCATATCCAACTGCCTTGTATGAGAGAGCTTTGTTCACTTGGAAACTGAAGGGTATGGAGGGGCTTGCTGAGAGTAAAGAATGGTTATACAGAGCGCAAGGTTACGCAGATGATTACGAATTGAGTACACGTATAGGAATGAAGATTAAAGCGGCCATTGATAGAGTTGAGCATGCCAATTGA
- the FPT1 gene encoding chromatin-associated RNAPIII regulator FPT1 (ancestral locus Anc_1.293): MTTSETIYLYPGDNQPKVKLTRVRQFADFSDLIKYFHSIQDTYLIEFQICETITENLKLTSTSSLATSPTFIIEYNEIYDSFYVWKSEGKWEMTDIVTQIYNTQSQPKAKTKTPNGATKSWEVQFKNDPRLKSHRKKDILKLALNNLNVDWSMVDINEFWNQLDNICQIDSHMGNESSCKSFIVMALFRTRISRNKKLLQKLISEYGERCRNNSTEAITSDNSAELAIEDSPLADLPIEEEGLKTSSSNQHYSYHQPSTRDSKDIVAKQVFSNFNRHFKVTAEDYELFDLKTKAGIPRKLRRNSSKITKDTRTKHINRA; this comes from the coding sequence ATGACAACTTCAGAAACAATCTATCTGTATCCAGGCGATAATCAACCAAAAGTAAAATTAACACGTGTCCGTCAATTCGCCGACTTTTCCGACCTAATCAAATACTTCCACTCCATCCAGGATACATATCTAATagaattccaaatttgTGAAACTATCACGGAAAACTTGAAATTGACATCCACTTCATCCCTAGCGACTTCCCCAACTTTTATCATCGAGTATAATGAGATCTACGACTCATTTTATGTGTGGAAGTCTGAAGGTAAATGGGAAATGACAGATATAGTCACCCAAATTTACAATACTCAATCTCAGCCAAAagcaaaaacaaaaacacCAAACGGTGCCACAAAGTCTTGGGAAGTACAATTTAAGAATGATCCTCGATTGAAGAGTCatagaaagaaagatatattgaaattggcCCTCAATAATTTGAACGTTGATTGGTCCATGGtagatattaatgaattttggAACCAACTAGATAATATTTGTCAAATTGATTCACATATGGGCAATGAATCTTCTTGTAAGAGTTTCATCGTTATGGCATTGTTTAGAACAAGAATCAGTCGAAATAAAAAACTTTTGCAAAAATTGATTAGTGAATATGGTGAAAGATGTAGAAATAATAGTACCGAGGCGATCACTTCGGATAACTCTGCAGAATTGGCGATTGAAGATTCTCCTCTAGCGGATTTACCCATTGAGGAGGAAGGTTTGAAAACTTCCTCTAGTAATCAACATTATAGTTATCATCAACCTTCTACTAGAGATTCAAAAGATATTGTTGCCAAACAAgtcttttccaattttaatAGGCATTTTAAAGTCACTGCAGAAGATTATGAATTGTTTGATTTAAAGACTAAAGCTGGAATTCCACGAAAgttaagaagaaatagcAGCAAGATAACCAAAGatacaagaacaaaacaCATAAATAGGgcataa
- the MIC60 gene encoding Mic60p (ancestral locus Anc_1.288): MIPRATTRSTRAIVPGRRFMASINTGAHSSTYAPKHTVRNAIVKIFLSVSTFYIGGVALTQYYEGKDSKVRDWFEGYVPGAIGSVQLYRDYKVGDLQWEKLRHKYGSLITGNTIGIPVHRPETVASKPPPVTVSTLKKPLQLELLDEENLDQEFQDVVHHFNALVKLVNSGHLKMDADLKEKFDDGYMILSGAMAELGKNLNDSISKSVLEKTANYVSDLNKQFEESLTNNTIELNNSYSKNFQIFKEELENRSQKQLQMEVKALEELLLTRHVNEVKLLSITQVKEFNKIIQEKIEQERNGKLAKLDDLNTQVASFSESVDNLDQYLTKAETIKQLTVLLENLRQKLYSNGSHSIEINKELRRLNMLVDILPRGPPHCCSKEDQMQTLLDIAVAELNNVVTDEKLLSNEQLFNRWNLLQDDFKTASLLPENAGVFGHLMAKFFSLFLFTKSGISTDANDMDAVFARVKEDLRFANLDKALEEAVNLEGWPHVLCESWIKDTRRKLEVESLVELLENEVRTL, from the coding sequence ATGATTCCAAGAGCAACGACAAGATCAACGAGGGCCATCGTCCCCGGTCGTAGATTCATGGCGTCCATTAACACGGGGGCCCATTCCTCAACGTATGCCCCCAAACACACTGTTAGAAACGCAATTGTAAAGATCTTCCTTTCAGTGTCCACCTTCTATATTGGTGGAGTCGCATTAACACAGTATTACGAAGGGAAGGACAGTAAAGTGCGTGATTGGTTTGAAGGGTACGTCCCGGGAGCAATCGGATCAGTGCAATTGTATAGGGATTATAAGGTGGGCGACTTACAATGGGAGAAATTGAGACATAAGTATGGTAGTTTGATTACGGGAAACACTATCGGAATTCCTGTGCACCGCCCTGAAACTGTGGCCTCGAAGCCTCCACCGGTTACAGTTTctactttgaagaaacccttacaattggaattgctagatgaagaaaatttagaTCAAGAATTCCAAGATGTCGTACATCATTTCAATGCACTAGTGAAATTAGTTAATTCGGgtcatttgaagatggatGCCgatttgaaagagaaatttgatgatggtTATATGATTTTATCAGGAGCAATGGCAGAATTGGGTAAGAACTTGAATGATTCTATTAGTAAGAGTGTCCTGGAAAAAACTGCCAATTATGTTTCTGATTTGAATAAACAGTTTGAAGAATCTCTTACCAATAATActattgaattgaataatagTTACTCcaaaaatttccaaatttttaaagaagaattggaaaaccGTTCGCAAAAACAGCTTCAGATGGAAGTGAAAGCCTTAGAAGAATTACTACTTACAAGACACGTGAATGAGGTAAAACTTTTATCTATTACCCAAGTGaaagaattcaataaaATCATTCAGGAAAAAATCGAACAGGAAAGAAACGGCAAGTTAGCCAAATTAGATGACTTGAATACACAGGTAGCCAGCTTCTCAGAAAGTGTTGACAATTTAGATCAATATTTGACCAAGGCAGAGACTATTAAGCAATTGACCGTATTGTTGGAGAATTTAAGACAAAAATTATACTCTAATGGATCACACAGTATCGAGATCAACAAAGAATTACGCAGACTCAATATGTTGGTGGACATTCTTCCAAGAGGACCTCCACACTGTTGCTCGAAGGAAGACCAAATGCAAACATTACTCGACATTGCTGTGGCAGAACTTAATAATGTTGTTACAGATGAAAAACTACTTTCCAATGAACAACTTTTCAATAGATGGAACCTATTACAAGATGATTTCAAGACTGCATCTCTATTACCAGAAAATGCTGGTGTATTTGGCCATCTAATGGCAAAGTTCTTCTCGCTTTTCTTGTTTACTAAGTCTGGGATTTCTACAGACGCCAATGACATGGATGCTGTATTCGCAAGAGTAAAAGAAGATTTGAGATTTGCAAATTTGGATAAAGCCTTAGAAGAGGCTGTTAATCTAGAAGGTTGGCCACATGTCTTATGTGAATCGTGGATTAAAGACACtagaagaaaattggaaGTGGAATCATTAGTTGAactattggaaaatgagGTCAGGACTTTGTAA
- the HEL1 gene encoding E3 ubiquitin-protein ligase HEL1 (ancestral locus Anc_1.286), translating into MASDEEYSEAESDDSLYNYESRNTSVDLICPKNPNLTSDDSEFDIDEVDSSDYDEEDDIDNSLLATPVSPSTKKALSEGSVPNLKYECLTTKEIYEKMLKRINHLQPVFSIPPDDVLVLMQHYDWNEERLLEAWTEKMDELLQQIGLKSAEVNGSSDVRGIKHRNDFMCIICCEEKNTDTFSLECGHEYCLDCYRHYIQDKLHEGNIITCMDCSLVLKNVDIDQIMGHASSTKLMNSSIKSFVQKHHRNYKWCPYADCKHIIHLKDTSSLAEYGRLHYSPFVKCSEGHRFCFSCGFEIHAPADCNITSAWVKKAKKESENLNWVLSHTKECPKCSVSIEKNGGCNHMVCSNCKYQFCWICEGDWAPHGKSFYECTIYKNDDTKSKGAQEDPGKQLKKYTFYYRLFNEHEVSAKLDWKLGQTVGHKVKALQDRMGVSWIEGLFLIESIKTLNEGRTALKWSFAVAFYSDASHNLTKIFLDNQMLLAKAVEDLSELLQIKEPETIMKRKPEFYNKSGYVENRRTALMECGRDLLCKGICKPHDG; encoded by the coding sequence ATGGCTAGTGACGAAGAATACTCGGAGGCTGAGTCTGACGACTCGCTGTACAACTACGAATCCAGAAACACGTCTGTTGATCTTATCTGTCCCAAGAATCCTAATCTGACTAGTGATGATTCGGAGTTCGATATAGATGAAGTAGATTCCAGTGATtacgatgaagaagatgatataGATAACTCCCTGCTGGCGACACCTGTCTCGCCGTCAACGAAGAAGGCTTTAAGCGAGGGAAGTGTACctaatttgaaatatgaaTGCCTAACCACTAAAGAGATTTATGAAAAGATGTTAAAACGAATAAACCATTTACAACCTGTATTTTCCATTCCTCCAGATGATGTGTTAGTGCTGATGCAACATTATGATTGGAACGAAGAAAGATTACTGGAAGCCTGGACAGAAAAAATGGATGAACTATTACAACAAATCGGACTGAAATCAGCTGAGGTAAATGGATCTTCGGATGTTCGTGGGATCAAGCATAGAAATGATTTCATGTGTATAATTTGTTGCGAGGAGAAAAACACAGATACTTTTTCACTTGAATGTGGTCACGAATACTGTCTTGATTGTTATCGACATTACATTCAAGATAAATTACACGAGGGCAACATTATTACGTGTATGGACTGTTCTTTAGTGTTGAAGAATGTTGATATTGATCAAATAATGGGTCATGCATCCAGTAcgaaattgatgaattcatcCATTAAGAGTTTTGTTCAGAAGCATCATAGGAATTATAAATGGTGTCCCTATGCTGATTGTAAACATATcattcatttgaaagatacTTCCTCCTTGGCAGAATATGGACGTCTTCATTATTCTCCCTTTGTCAAATGTAGTGAAGGTCATCGATTTTGTTTCAGTTGTGGCTTTGAAATACATGCTCCAGCAGACTGTAACATTACTAGTGCTTGGGTAAAGAAGGCAAAGAAGGaatctgaaaatttaaattggGTACTATCACATACAAAGGAATGTCCCAAATGTTCTGTTAGTATTGAAAAAAACGGTGGTTGCAATCATATGGTTTGTTCCAACTGTAAGTATCAATTCTGTTGGATATGTGAGGGCGATTGGGCTCCTCATGGGAAGAGCTTTTATGAATGTACGATATATAAGAATGATGATACTAAATCTAAAGGTGCTCAAGAAGATCCCGGcaaacaattaaagaagtACACATTTTACTATAGACTATTTAATGAGCATGAAGTTTCAGCTAAACTTGATTGGAAACTTGGGCAAACAGTAGGTCATAAAGTGAAGGCATTACAAGATAGGATGGGTGTATCTTGGATTGAAGGGTTGTTTTTAATTGAAAGTATTAAGACTTTGAATGAAGGACGTACGGCGTTGAAATGGTCGTTTGCCGTTGCCTTTTATTCTGATGCATCTCATAATTTAACCAAGATTTTCCTTGATAATCAAATGTTGTTAGCTAAGGCTGTAGAGGATCTATCTGAACTTTTACAAATTAAGGAACCAGAGACAAtaatgaagaggaaacCAGAATTTTATAATAAGTCTGGTTATGTTGAGAATAGACGGACTGCTTTAATGGAATGTGGAAGGGATTTACTTTGTAAGGGGATTTGTAAGCCACATGACGgttga
- the PRY2 gene encoding sterol-binding protein (ancestral locus Anc_1.291): MKFAQKVILLTAAASIASAAPAPAQVTVTQGVTVRAIVYVKDGQTQTDLTTLGQNAAPTTVAAAAAAVTTTAAPASAKVAVQAAAAIQEDVVLSGAASQQQAATVTLAPAAVSTTSTPVAAAAAATTTTPAAAAATTAAAAASSDDSNLSEFASSVLNEHNAKRALHQNTPALSWSDDLASYAQNYADAYDCSGNLVHSGGPYGENLALGYDAVGSVDAWYNEISSYDYSNPGFSENAGHFTQVVWKSSTQVGCGIKDCSATGWGSYVICSYNPAGNFIGEFAENVEPLA, translated from the coding sequence atgaaattcGCTCAAAAAGTCATTCTTTTAACCGCTGCTGCATCGATCGCTTCCGCTGCTCCAGCTCCAGCTCAAGTCACTGTCACCCAAGGGGTCACTGTCAGAGCTATCGTCTACGTCAAAGATGGTCAAACTCAAACTGATTTGACCACTCTAGGTCAGAACGCTGCTCCAACTACCGTTGCTGCTGCCGCCGCCGCCGTTACCACTACTGCTGCTCCTGCTTCAGCTAAGGTTGCCGTTCAAGCCGCTGCCGCCATTCAAGAAGATGTCGTACTAAGTGGTGCTGCCTCTCAACAACAAGCTGCTACCGTCACTCTTGCTCCAGCTGCTGTCTCTACTACTTCTACTCCAGTTGCTGCTGCCGCCGCTGCCACTACAACTACCCCAGCTGCTGCCGCTGCTACTACCGCTGCCGCTGCTGCCTCTTCTGACGATTCAAACTTGTCCGAATTTGCTTCCTCTGTTCTAAATGAACACAACGCCAAGAGAGCTCTACATCAAAATACTCCAGCTCTATCATGGTCTGATGATTTAGCTTCTTATGCTCAAAATTACGCTGACGCTTACGATTGTTCAGGTAATTTAGTCCATTCTGGTGGTCCATATGGTGAAAACTTAGCCTTAGGTTATGATGCCGTCGGATCTGTTGATGCTTGGTACAACGAAATTAGCTCTTATGATTACTCTAACCCAGGGTTCTCTGAAAATGCTGGCCATTTCACTCAAGTCGTATGGAAATCATCTACTCAAGTCGGTTGTGGTATTAAAGATTGTAGTGCTACTGGTTGGGGAAGTTATGTCATTTGTTCTTACAACCCTGCTGGGAACTTCATTGGCGAATTCGCTGAAAATGTTGAACCATTGGCTTAA
- the YPT52 gene encoding Rab family GTPase YPT52 (ancestral locus Anc_1.289) produces the protein MLQFKLVLLGDSSVGKSSIVHRFVKDSFDELRESTIGAAFLSQTIKIKAEEQEEDVVIKFEIWDTAGQERYKSLAPMYYRNANAALVVYDLTQKDSLVKARSWVEELKNKVGDEDLVIFLVGNKLDLCEGEEDLRAVDTSEAKAYAEEQNLLFTEVSAKTGQGVKEVFRSIGEKLYASKKDEILAKKNRELGNRVNNSVDINAQRPSTNDTTTCCS, from the coding sequence ATGTTACAATTCAAATTAGTACTACTGGGCGACTCGTCCGTTGGGAAGTCGTCGATCGTGCATCGGTTCGTGAAGGACTCGTTCGACGAGTTGCGTGAGTCGACCATTGGTGCTGCGTTCTTATCACAGACGATCAAGATCAAGGCTGAGGAACAAGAGGAGGATGTGGTTATTAAGTTTGAGATCTGGGATACTGCTGGGCAGGAGCGTTATAAGTCGTTGGCTCCGATGTATTATAGGAATGCGAATGCTGCGTTGGTGGTTTATGATTTGACACAGAAGGATTCGTTGGTGAAGGCTCGTAGTTGGGTGGAGGAGTTGAAGAATAAAGTCGGGGATGAAGATTTGGTTATTTTCTTGGTGGGGAATAAGCTTGATTTATGTGAAGGTGAAGAGGATTTAAGAGCAGTGGATACTAGTGAGGCTAAGGCTTATgctgaagaacaaaatttgttgtttacTGAAGTGAGTGCTAAGACAGGACAAGGTGTGAAGGAAGTGTTTCGAAGCATTGGTGAGAAATTATACGCTAGTAAGAAAGATGAGATTTTGGCTAAGAAGAATAGAGAATTGGGTAATAGGGTCAATAATTCTGTGGATATCAATGCCCAGAGACCCTCGACCAATGATACCACTACGTGCTGTagttaa